In Gulosibacter molinativorax, a single window of DNA contains:
- a CDS encoding DUF6512 family protein — protein MNESYWEHIKIAVWPTMLLQVILFVAGGYQYPAFIPAATIALYSLPISMVGLVFLYKMITKRNVLWLDIGVFFVIIALAQTLFVLVLEQLAATSATIVLAALFLAGLIAAFFRFTLRPPQEPDVFIDPITQKYGIRAHPDIGSDSSPS, from the coding sequence GTGAATGAAAGCTATTGGGAGCACATCAAGATTGCGGTCTGGCCGACGATGCTCCTTCAGGTGATTTTGTTTGTGGCCGGTGGTTATCAGTATCCAGCCTTCATTCCGGCAGCGACTATCGCCCTGTATTCACTGCCGATAAGTATGGTGGGGTTGGTGTTTCTCTACAAGATGATCACGAAGCGCAATGTTCTTTGGTTGGATATCGGCGTGTTCTTCGTAATCATTGCCCTTGCGCAGACGCTTTTCGTCTTGGTGCTCGAGCAACTGGCGGCGACGTCAGCCACCATCGTTTTGGCAGCGCTGTTTCTCGCGGGGCTGATCGCCGCATTTTTTCGGTTCACTTTGCGGCCGCCACAAGAGCCTGACGTCTTCATCGACCCGATTACCCAGAAGTACGGAATCCGCGCACACCCGGATATCGGGTCGGATTCCAGCCCATCGTAG
- a CDS encoding transposase encodes MPAKYSDELKARAVELVLHAQADPATASGAVRRIAEELGLNSETLRGWVGAHKRSGNKTPAETVDLAAENRRLRAELAETKRANEILKKASAFFAAEPGRPSK; translated from the coding sequence ATGCCCGCGAAATACTCTGACGAGCTGAAGGCCCGCGCGGTCGAACTCGTCCTTCACGCCCAAGCCGATCCCGCGACCGCGTCGGGCGCGGTGCGCCGCATCGCGGAAGAACTCGGGCTCAACAGCGAGACCCTGCGGGGTTGGGTCGGCGCCCACAAACGCTCCGGGAACAAGACTCCCGCCGAAACCGTCGACCTCGCCGCCGAGAACCGTAGGCTTCGGGCAGAGCTTGCGGAAACCAAACGCGCGAACGAGATCCTGAAGAAGGCCTCGGCTTTTTTCGCGGCGGAGCCAGGCCGCCCTTCGAAGTGA
- a CDS encoding IS3 family transposase, translating into MIVRFIDEHRQEYGVEPIVRALQTTPARIAASSYYAFKKRPESARKHRDARLKVILRRIWEENYSCYGARKLWHAINREPGVEPVARCTVERLMREMGIRGVQRRRKRPATKSADPEACPTDLVEREFTATEPNTLWVADITYIQTSAGWVYAAFVLDVCTREIVGWQVTNHLRASLAADALHMALAARLCAGESVTGLTHHSDRGVHYRAIRYAETLAENDVVASVGSKGDSYR; encoded by the coding sequence GTGATCGTCCGTTTCATTGACGAACACCGCCAGGAATATGGTGTCGAGCCAATCGTCCGCGCGCTCCAAACCACGCCCGCACGCATTGCCGCCAGTTCCTACTACGCATTCAAGAAGCGCCCCGAAAGCGCCCGCAAGCACCGTGACGCGCGGTTGAAAGTGATTCTGCGGCGGATCTGGGAAGAGAACTACTCCTGCTACGGCGCCCGCAAGCTCTGGCACGCGATCAATCGCGAACCTGGCGTCGAACCCGTCGCGCGCTGCACCGTGGAACGACTGATGCGCGAGATGGGGATCCGCGGGGTACAGCGGCGCAGGAAACGGCCCGCGACGAAGTCTGCAGACCCGGAAGCGTGTCCCACAGATCTGGTGGAGCGCGAGTTCACGGCGACCGAACCGAATACCCTCTGGGTCGCCGATATTACGTATATTCAGACGAGTGCAGGCTGGGTCTACGCGGCATTCGTTCTGGACGTGTGCACCCGGGAGATCGTGGGCTGGCAAGTCACGAACCACTTACGGGCATCGTTGGCTGCCGATGCGCTGCACATGGCGTTAGCGGCGCGGTTATGTGCCGGAGAATCCGTGACCGGCCTCACCCATCACAGCGATCGTGGAGTGCACTATCGTGCGATTCGCTATGCCGAAACCCTCGCGGAAAACGATGTGGTCGCGTCCGTCGGATCGAAAGGCGATTCCTATCGATAA
- a CDS encoding integrase core domain-containing protein, with translation MAEALNSEFKAELIDRQQWSGLIEVMAATSEWVGWYNQRRLHSGIGYLTPNEVHAQHQPMVLAA, from the coding sequence ATGGCCGAGGCACTGAATTCCGAGTTCAAGGCCGAGCTGATCGACCGACAGCAATGGTCGGGTCTGATTGAAGTGATGGCAGCGACCTCGGAATGGGTGGGCTGGTACAACCAGCGCCGCCTCCACTCCGGCATCGGTTATCTCACCCCGAACGAGGTCCACGCACAGCATCAACCAATGGTGCTTGCCGCATAG
- the trxA gene encoding thioredoxin: protein MATTDLKQDTFAEIVNAEGIVFVDFWAAWCGPCRAFAPIFESASEQHPDIVFGKVDTEAERGLASEFRITSIPTLMVFRDGILVYAQPGALARPQLDQLIQGARDLDMDDVRMQVAERTANQPS, encoded by the coding sequence ATGGCAACCACGGACTTGAAGCAAGACACGTTCGCAGAGATCGTGAACGCTGAAGGAATCGTCTTCGTCGACTTCTGGGCAGCCTGGTGCGGCCCGTGTCGGGCGTTTGCGCCGATTTTCGAAAGCGCCTCCGAACAGCACCCTGACATTGTCTTCGGCAAAGTGGACACCGAAGCGGAGCGAGGACTCGCGAGCGAGTTCCGCATTACCTCCATCCCGACACTGATGGTATTCCGAGACGGAATCCTGGTGTATGCCCAGCCCGGAGCGCTCGCGCGGCCCCAACTTGATCAGCTCATTCAGGGTGCACGCGACCTCGACATGGATGATGTGCGCATGCAAGTGGCCGAGCGCACGGCAAACCAACCTTCATAA
- a CDS encoding MBL fold metallo-hydrolase, whose protein sequence is MLLERIYDEDLAHASYFIGCQAKGEAIVVDPRRDLKPYLDLAAKNGMRIVAVTETHIHADYLSGTRELAAETGAPMYVSDEGGPDWTYSDAFDGAVRMKHGHQIQLGNITVEAVHTPGHTPEHMSFLVTDGAQSSEPGFMLTGDFVFVGDVGRPDLLDEAAGFVDTRFQGAKDLFASLRDHFLTLPDYVQVHPAHGSGSACGKALGAIAASTVGYERNFSWWSAYLKNGDEQGFIDELLSGQPDAHAYFGRMKHQNKVGPAVIGEAPELVEYSAEQLASELADDQVIFIDTRGNREVHEGTVEDSLNVPGVAKAASYGAWVVNPDEEQRPLVLLAESQEEAEAFRDHLIRVGIDTVRGFITSLDGLDLVKPKLVTPAELDGFERVMLLDVRNKTEYSDGHVPGAEQLSGGRVMWHLDELPSPDAGTIVTYCQSGVRNSVAASALRREGYDIAELEGSYLGWLSHSGNTPALATK, encoded by the coding sequence ATGCTGCTCGAACGCATCTACGATGAAGACCTCGCACACGCGAGCTACTTCATCGGCTGCCAGGCAAAGGGCGAAGCGATTGTCGTGGACCCCCGCCGAGACCTCAAGCCCTACCTCGACCTCGCCGCCAAGAACGGCATGCGGATCGTTGCCGTCACCGAAACCCACATCCACGCCGACTATCTCTCCGGAACCCGGGAGCTCGCAGCCGAGACGGGCGCGCCCATGTACGTCTCGGACGAGGGCGGACCCGACTGGACCTACTCCGACGCATTCGACGGCGCAGTTCGCATGAAGCACGGGCACCAGATCCAGCTCGGCAACATCACCGTCGAGGCTGTCCACACGCCGGGCCACACGCCCGAGCACATGTCGTTCCTCGTCACTGACGGAGCACAGTCGAGCGAACCAGGGTTCATGCTCACGGGTGACTTCGTCTTCGTGGGCGACGTAGGCCGCCCGGACCTGCTCGACGAAGCAGCCGGCTTCGTCGACACCCGATTCCAGGGCGCCAAGGACCTCTTCGCAAGCCTGCGGGACCACTTCCTGACGCTGCCTGACTATGTCCAGGTTCACCCTGCGCACGGTTCCGGGTCCGCCTGCGGTAAGGCACTCGGCGCGATCGCTGCTTCGACAGTCGGCTACGAGCGCAACTTCTCGTGGTGGAGCGCCTACCTCAAGAATGGCGACGAGCAGGGCTTCATTGACGAACTGCTCAGTGGTCAGCCGGATGCTCACGCCTACTTCGGACGCATGAAGCACCAGAACAAGGTCGGCCCCGCCGTTATCGGTGAGGCGCCTGAGCTCGTCGAGTACTCGGCCGAGCAGTTGGCCAGTGAGCTCGCCGACGACCAGGTGATCTTCATCGACACCCGCGGCAACCGCGAGGTCCACGAAGGCACGGTCGAAGACTCGCTCAACGTTCCCGGCGTCGCCAAGGCGGCAAGCTACGGTGCCTGGGTCGTGAACCCGGATGAGGAGCAGCGCCCGCTCGTTCTGCTCGCTGAGTCGCAGGAAGAGGCAGAAGCGTTCCGCGATCACCTCATTCGAGTCGGCATCGACACCGTTCGCGGTTTCATCACGTCGCTCGACGGGCTCGACCTGGTCAAGCCCAAGCTGGTCACGCCTGCGGAACTCGACGGCTTCGAGCGCGTCATGCTGCTGGATGTCCGCAACAAGACCGAGTACTCGGACGGCCACGTTCCCGGTGCCGAGCAGCTCTCCGGCGGCCGCGTGATGTGGCACCTCGACGAGTTGCCGTCGCCCGACGCTGGCACGATCGTGACGTACTGCCAGAGTGGCGTGCGCAACAGCGTTGCCGCGAGCGCGCTGCGTCGCGAAGGCTACGACATCGCCGAGCTCGAGGGCAGCTACCTGGGCTGGCTCTCCCACTCCGGTAACACGCCGGCTCTCGCAACGAAGTAG
- a CDS encoding sulfite exporter TauE/SafE family protein: MEPQLVIIALALAALVGVSLGLLGGGGSILTVPILTYVLGMDPREAIAASLFIVGVTSLVGMISHARAGRVRWRTGLIFGLAGMAGAFAGGVIGGYIPGAILMILFAVMMIVTATAMIRGRKTKATQPGDEPAEHKPAVLRILLDGFGVGIATGLVGAGGGFLVVPALNLLGGLPMAIAIGTSLLVIAMKSFAGLGGYLLSTQVQWPIVLAFTGIAILGSFVGVALAGRIPEKALRKAFGIFVLVMGAFVLFQELPPLIASLFPA, from the coding sequence GTGGAACCTCAGCTGGTCATAATCGCTCTCGCGCTTGCGGCCCTAGTGGGTGTTTCGCTCGGACTTCTTGGCGGTGGGGGCTCGATCCTCACCGTCCCGATCCTCACCTATGTCCTCGGCATGGACCCTCGCGAGGCCATTGCGGCGTCACTCTTCATCGTGGGCGTCACGAGCCTCGTGGGGATGATCAGCCACGCTCGCGCCGGACGAGTCCGGTGGCGAACTGGTCTGATCTTCGGTCTGGCGGGCATGGCCGGGGCGTTTGCCGGCGGTGTCATCGGTGGATACATCCCCGGCGCCATCCTCATGATCCTCTTCGCGGTAATGATGATCGTCACCGCTACGGCGATGATTCGCGGTCGGAAAACGAAGGCCACGCAGCCCGGCGACGAGCCGGCCGAGCACAAGCCTGCGGTCCTGCGAATCCTGCTCGATGGGTTCGGCGTCGGCATCGCCACCGGCCTGGTGGGCGCGGGCGGAGGGTTCCTCGTAGTTCCCGCGCTCAATCTTCTCGGTGGCCTGCCGATGGCCATCGCTATTGGCACATCGCTCCTCGTGATCGCGATGAAATCGTTCGCTGGTCTCGGTGGCTATCTCCTGTCCACCCAAGTCCAGTGGCCGATCGTGCTCGCCTTCACCGGCATCGCCATCCTCGGATCGTTCGTGGGCGTCGCGCTCGCGGGCCGCATTCCAGAGAAGGCCCTCCGCAAGGCATTCGGCATCTTTGTCCTCGTCATGGGCGCGTTCGTCCTCTTCCAAGAACTTCCTCCCCTCATCGCTTCCCTCTTCCCCGCGTAG
- a CDS encoding DUF4395 domain-containing protein: MPGQSPVTETETSPESPTIGQYVAGYEIPVIDERAVRAAAGILFLLGGAAFATAAFTGSTQPLQPFGMFFMIDMLTRVVAGDRWSPTMALGRLAVRGQQPEWVGAPQKKFAWWLGFGLAAVSCGGMGFLAAPLAVTLALCGLCLTLLFLETAFGICVGCLLQARFGKQAPMYCPGGKCAVGTGR, from the coding sequence GTGCCCGGTCAATCCCCCGTCACCGAGACCGAAACTTCCCCCGAAAGTCCAACGATCGGCCAGTACGTCGCCGGATACGAAATCCCCGTCATCGACGAGAGGGCAGTCCGGGCCGCGGCAGGAATCCTCTTCCTGCTGGGAGGCGCCGCGTTCGCCACGGCGGCGTTCACGGGGTCAACCCAACCCCTGCAGCCATTCGGCATGTTCTTCATGATCGACATGCTCACTCGCGTGGTCGCGGGTGACCGCTGGTCACCGACTATGGCACTCGGGCGGCTCGCCGTGCGTGGACAGCAACCCGAATGGGTCGGGGCGCCGCAGAAGAAATTTGCCTGGTGGCTTGGCTTCGGGCTGGCCGCCGTGTCATGCGGGGGGATGGGCTTCCTCGCGGCTCCACTCGCAGTCACGCTCGCGCTCTGCGGGCTGTGCCTCACCCTCCTCTTCCTCGAAACCGCCTTCGGCATCTGCGTCGGCTGCCTTCTTCAGGCCCGCTTCGGCAAGCAGGCGCCCATGTACTGCCCGGGCGGAAAATGCGCGGTCGGCACCGGCCGCTAA
- a CDS encoding rhodanese-like domain-containing protein translates to MRRTIAATLSAVTLLFGLAACATAPNSAGSSGDVEVGPDAVILDVRTPEEYAGGHLEGAQLLDFNGGEVAAAIPNLDPEAEYFVYCRSGNRSAQAIALLEQAGFSNLTNLGSLDQAAAATGISIVR, encoded by the coding sequence ATGCGCCGAACCATCGCCGCCACCCTTTCCGCTGTCACTCTGTTGTTCGGCCTCGCCGCGTGCGCGACCGCGCCTAATTCGGCCGGTTCCTCCGGCGACGTTGAAGTGGGGCCGGACGCCGTCATCCTCGACGTGCGAACCCCCGAGGAGTACGCGGGCGGTCACCTCGAAGGTGCCCAGCTGCTCGACTTCAACGGTGGCGAGGTTGCCGCGGCCATCCCGAATCTCGACCCTGAAGCCGAGTACTTCGTGTACTGCCGCTCGGGCAACCGCTCCGCCCAGGCTATTGCACTGCTCGAGCAGGCCGGGTTCTCCAACCTGACGAACCTCGGCTCGCTCGACCAGGCCGCGGCAGCGACCGGTATTTCAATCGTTCGATAG